From a single Drosophila sulfurigaster albostrigata strain 15112-1811.04 chromosome 3, ASM2355843v2, whole genome shotgun sequence genomic region:
- the LOC133846498 gene encoding lysophosphatidylserine lipase ABHD12 isoform X2, with protein MLFARRRHFFKRIGLPCLIIGLLLFVSFFVVLPLIFRSSVTLQRGILFLTFITYPKGLDLTNPASIGLYATRNFYITVKDHDEDETGVRIGVWHVLPKNAVRRFKRELHVEQAYDEDEASRTANDLTPVSSSIGDNNEELQQLAPSLRAEFPVIVPENEQLFYERLLRVPGGTVVLYLHGNTATRGSGHRSEVYKLLRQLNYHVFSFDYRGYADSDAVAPTEEGVVRDAMMVFEYIANVTSNPIFIWGHSLGTGVAAHMVAKLSSMKERGPRGVILESPFTNIRDEIRLHPFSRPFRHLPWYDFTISRPMYDNRLRFESDKHVREFPQPIMIVHAEDDVVVPFHLGYKLYRAALDKRSRSWGPVEFHRFDRAHGYGHKYLCRAPEIPTLVQNFVENYRNAIY; from the exons ATGCTCTTTGCGCGTAGGCGGCATTTCTTCAAGAG AATTGGTCTACCCTGCCTTATAATAggtctgctgctgtttgtctCCTTCTTTGTCGTTCTGCCACTGATATTCCGCTCCTCAGTGACGCTACAGAGAGGCATTCTCTTCCTCACGTTCA TCACTTATCCGAAGGGCCTTGACTTGACCAATCCGGCCAGCATTGGGCTGTATGCAACCCGCAATTTCTACATCACTGTCAAAGATCACGATGAGGATGAGACTGGTGTGCGAATTGGAGTCTGGCATGTGCTACCCAAGAACGCTGTGCGACGTTTCAAACGGGAGCTGCATGTCGAGCAAGCCTACGATGAGGATGAAGCCAGCCGAACAGCAAATGACCTGACGCCCGTGTCCAGTTCCATAGGAGACAACAATGAGGAACTGCAGCAATTGGCGCCATCGTTGCGTGCCGAGTTTCCCGTAATTGTGCCAGAGAACGAGCAACTGTTCTATGAGCGTCTACTGCGCGTGCCTGGCGGCACTGTGGTCCTGTATCTGCATGGAAACACTGCCACGAGAGGAAGTGGACATCGATCCGAGGTGTACAAGCTGTTGCGTCAACTCAACTATCATGTATTCTCTTTCGATTATCGCGGCTACGCCGATTCCGACGCCGTGGCTCCCACGGAGGAAGGTGTGGTGCGAGATGCGATGATGGTGTTCGAGTACATTGCCAATGTCACCTCGAATCCCATTTTTATCTGGGGTCATTCCCTAGGCACGGGTGTTGCTGCGCATATGGTCGCCAAGCTGTCGAGTATGAAGGAGCGTGGTCCACGAGGTGTTATACTGGAGAGTCCGTTTACCAATATACGTGACGAAATCCGGCTACACCCATTCTCGCGTCCCTTCAGGCATTTACCATGGTATGACTTTACGATCTCACGGCCCATGTATGACAATCGACTGCGCTTTGAGTCGGACAAGCATGTGCGTGAGTTCCCGCAGCCTATTATGATTGTTCATGCTGAGGACGATGTCGTTGTGCCGTTCCATTTGGGATACAAGCTATACCGTGCGGCTCTGGATAAGCGCAGTCGCTCATGGGGACCGGTGGAATTCCATCGTTTTGACCGTGCTCATGGCTATGGTCACAAGTATTTGTGCCGAGCACCTGAGATCCCCACTCTGGTGCAAAACTTCGTGGAGAACTATCGCAACGCAATCTATTAA
- the LOC133846496 gene encoding ankyrin repeat domain-containing protein 13D isoform X2, with product MKSLDEIKSEYPLHWQIWNGNVEELQQELQNEQIDKEKIDPRGRTPLMLAVRMANLQCVKCLLAAKCNATYEHAGWSIVQEAVCTGDVDILTAIIEVRDLQRHVQRVTHVPKLLQHLLDAPDFYIEMKWEFTSWVPLMSRLCPSDTYKVYKRGANVRIDTTLLGFDNNTWQRGNRSYIFKGSKDSATMIEIDHDTHEVMVEQMSSDIGDIVAIPPALGTVRARLAAPVITNNIEMEKISFERNKSGIWGWRSEKSEIINGYNCKVYGASNVEFVTKTRMDHLTEEQIKNKTARTPLHSLLGIADDDFGPPTTEASASAALKERTPSPRLVEAAACNDNGDCDATTPLHQAESNGGSACASGSSTPRSLITPEEYFSAEVDLQGRDVGKPKNLSTKVQRFKANLWLAEEHPIRLQEQVLPILDLMSTMASPHVSKLKDFITMQLPAGFPVKVEIPLFHVLNACITFGNVFAMTMPVDHVSTLQEQDRITCLVDDRCFEIPSHYVNRGGDARRQMPLDEDDMLQYAIEQSLAETSGTGGACGLDNDNDKVDIWEVLRGQHAVGTELLPEDDEQLQRNPHSSRHLHKRTVPTQNQCYGRYSPSHLAPPVLEAQQRGRSASAGAQFKNDLSYMKKIFK from the exons ATGAAGAGTTTGGACGAAATAAAGTCGGAATATCCGCTGCACTGGCAGATCTGGAACGGCAATGTAGAGGAACTGCAGCAAGAGCTACAAAACGAGCAG ATTGATAAGGAAAAAATCGATCCGCGGGGCCGCACACCATTAATGCTAGCGGTGCGCATGGCGAACCTGCAATGTGTGAAGTGCCTTTTAGCAgccaaatgcaatgcaacTTACGAGCACGCCGGCTGGTCCA TTGTGCAGGAGGCAGTCTGTACTGGCGATGTTGACATATTGACCGCCATCATTGAGGTGCGTGACTTGCAGCGTCATGTCCAACGTGTGACGCACGTGCCCAAGCTGCTGCAGCATCTGCTCGATGCACCCGATTTCtacattgaaatgaaatgggaATTCACATCGTGGGTGCCGCTGATGTCGCGACTCTGTCCCAGCGACACCTATAAAGTGTATAAGCGTGGCGCCAATGTACGCATCGATACCACCCTCCTGGGCTTCGACAACAACACCTGGCAGAGGGGCAATCGTTCGTACATCTTCAAAGGCAGCA AGGACTCTGCCACCATGATTGAAATCGATCATGACACGCACGAGGTGATGGTGGAGCAAATGAGCAGCGACATTGGCGACATTGTAGCCATTCCGCCTGCCTTGGGCACTGTGCGCGCTCGGCTGGCGGCGCCTGTTATCACGAACAACATTGAGATGGAGAAGATCAGCTTTGAGCGCAACAAGTCCGGCATTTGGGGCTGGCGCAGCGAAAAGTCTGAGATTATCAATGGCTACAATTGCAAGGTGTATGGGGCCAGCAATGTGGAGTTTGTGACCAAGACACGCATGGATCACTTGACCGAGGAGCAGATAAAG aATAAAACTGCACGTACTCCGCTGCACAGTTTGCTGGGCATCGCTGACGATGACTTCGGGCCACCCACAACAGAGGCTTCCGCGTCAGCAGCACTTAAAGAGCGC ACACCTTCGCCTCGCTTAGTTGAGGCTGCGGCCTGCAACGATAATGGCGATTGCGATGCCACGACACCATTGCATCAGGCCGAAAGCAATGGTGGCTCCGCTTGTGCATCGGGCAGCAGCACTCCGCGTTCCTTGATCACGCCAGAGGAATACTTTAGCGCTGAGGTAGATCTGCAGGGTCGAGACGTGGGTAAACCAAAGAATTTAAGCACAAAGGTGCAACGCTTCAAGGCCAACTTGTGGCTGGCCGAGGAGCATCCCATTCGTCTACAGGAACAAGTGCTTCCCATACTGGATCTCATGTCGACGATGGCCAGTCCGCATGTGTCCAAACTGAAAGACTTTATAACCATGCAACTGCCGGCTGGCTTTCCGGTCAAAGTTGAGATACCGCTCTTCCATGTCCTCAATGCCTGCATCACCTTTGGCAACGTCTTCGCCATGACCATGCCTGTGGATCATGTATCGACGCTGCAGGAGCAGGATCGTATCACCTGTTTAGTGGACGATCGTTGCTTCGAAATACCCAGTCATTATGTCAATCGGGGCGGCGACGCCCGTCGTCAAATGCCGCTCGACGAGGACGATATGCTGCAATATGCTATCGAGCAGAGTTTGGCGGAAACGAGCGGCACTGGCGGTGCGTGCGGTTTGGATAACGATAACGACAAGGTGGATATCTGGGAGGTGCTGCGGGGCCAACATGCTGTGGGCACCGAACTGCTGCCCGAGGATGACGAGCAGCTGCAACg TAATCCTCACTCCAGTAGGCATTTACATAAACGCACTGTGCCCACCCAGAATCAATGTTATGGCCGCTACTCGCCTTCCCATCTGGCGCCGCCAGTGCTGGAGGCGCAGCAGCGTGGTCGCTCCGCTTCGGCGGGTGCCCAGTTCAAGAACGATCTGAGCTACATGAAGAAGATATTCAAGTAG
- the LOC133846496 gene encoding ankyrin repeat domain-containing protein 13D isoform X3 yields the protein MKSLDEIKSEYPLHWQIWNGNVEELQQELQNEQIDKEKIDPRGRTPLMLAVRMANLQCVKCLLAAKCNATYEHAGWSIVQEAVCTGDVDILTAIIEVRDLQRHVQRVTHVPKLLQHLLDAPDFYIEMKWEFTSWVPLMSRLCPSDTYKVYKRGANVRIDTTLLGFDNNTWQRGNRSYIFKGSKDSATMIEIDHDTHEVMVEQMSSDIGDIVAIPPALGTVRARLAAPVITNNIEMEKISFERNKSGIWGWRSEKSEIINGYNCKVYGASNVEFVTKTRMDHLTEEQIKNKTARTPLHSLLGIADDDFGPPTTEASASAALKERTPSPRLVEAAACNDNGDCDATTPLHQAESNGGSACASGSSTPRSLITPEEYFSAEVDLQGRDVGKPKNLSTKVQRFKANLWLAEEHPIRLQEQVLPILDLMSTMASPHVSKLKDFITMQLPAGFPVKVEIPLFHVLNACITFGNVFAMTMPVDHVSTLQEQDRITCLVDDRCFEIPSHYVNRGGDARRQMPLDEDDMLQYAIEQSLAETSGTGGACGLDNDNDKVDIWEVLRGQHAVGTELLPEDDEQLQRRHLHKRTVPTQNQCYGRYSPSHLAPPVLEAQQRGRSASAGAQFKNDLSYMKKIFK from the exons ATGAAGAGTTTGGACGAAATAAAGTCGGAATATCCGCTGCACTGGCAGATCTGGAACGGCAATGTAGAGGAACTGCAGCAAGAGCTACAAAACGAGCAG ATTGATAAGGAAAAAATCGATCCGCGGGGCCGCACACCATTAATGCTAGCGGTGCGCATGGCGAACCTGCAATGTGTGAAGTGCCTTTTAGCAgccaaatgcaatgcaacTTACGAGCACGCCGGCTGGTCCA TTGTGCAGGAGGCAGTCTGTACTGGCGATGTTGACATATTGACCGCCATCATTGAGGTGCGTGACTTGCAGCGTCATGTCCAACGTGTGACGCACGTGCCCAAGCTGCTGCAGCATCTGCTCGATGCACCCGATTTCtacattgaaatgaaatgggaATTCACATCGTGGGTGCCGCTGATGTCGCGACTCTGTCCCAGCGACACCTATAAAGTGTATAAGCGTGGCGCCAATGTACGCATCGATACCACCCTCCTGGGCTTCGACAACAACACCTGGCAGAGGGGCAATCGTTCGTACATCTTCAAAGGCAGCA AGGACTCTGCCACCATGATTGAAATCGATCATGACACGCACGAGGTGATGGTGGAGCAAATGAGCAGCGACATTGGCGACATTGTAGCCATTCCGCCTGCCTTGGGCACTGTGCGCGCTCGGCTGGCGGCGCCTGTTATCACGAACAACATTGAGATGGAGAAGATCAGCTTTGAGCGCAACAAGTCCGGCATTTGGGGCTGGCGCAGCGAAAAGTCTGAGATTATCAATGGCTACAATTGCAAGGTGTATGGGGCCAGCAATGTGGAGTTTGTGACCAAGACACGCATGGATCACTTGACCGAGGAGCAGATAAAG aATAAAACTGCACGTACTCCGCTGCACAGTTTGCTGGGCATCGCTGACGATGACTTCGGGCCACCCACAACAGAGGCTTCCGCGTCAGCAGCACTTAAAGAGCGC ACACCTTCGCCTCGCTTAGTTGAGGCTGCGGCCTGCAACGATAATGGCGATTGCGATGCCACGACACCATTGCATCAGGCCGAAAGCAATGGTGGCTCCGCTTGTGCATCGGGCAGCAGCACTCCGCGTTCCTTGATCACGCCAGAGGAATACTTTAGCGCTGAGGTAGATCTGCAGGGTCGAGACGTGGGTAAACCAAAGAATTTAAGCACAAAGGTGCAACGCTTCAAGGCCAACTTGTGGCTGGCCGAGGAGCATCCCATTCGTCTACAGGAACAAGTGCTTCCCATACTGGATCTCATGTCGACGATGGCCAGTCCGCATGTGTCCAAACTGAAAGACTTTATAACCATGCAACTGCCGGCTGGCTTTCCGGTCAAAGTTGAGATACCGCTCTTCCATGTCCTCAATGCCTGCATCACCTTTGGCAACGTCTTCGCCATGACCATGCCTGTGGATCATGTATCGACGCTGCAGGAGCAGGATCGTATCACCTGTTTAGTGGACGATCGTTGCTTCGAAATACCCAGTCATTATGTCAATCGGGGCGGCGACGCCCGTCGTCAAATGCCGCTCGACGAGGACGATATGCTGCAATATGCTATCGAGCAGAGTTTGGCGGAAACGAGCGGCACTGGCGGTGCGTGCGGTTTGGATAACGATAACGACAAGGTGGATATCTGGGAGGTGCTGCGGGGCCAACATGCTGTGGGCACCGAACTGCTGCCCGAGGATGACGAGCAGCTGCAACg TAGGCATTTACATAAACGCACTGTGCCCACCCAGAATCAATGTTATGGCCGCTACTCGCCTTCCCATCTGGCGCCGCCAGTGCTGGAGGCGCAGCAGCGTGGTCGCTCCGCTTCGGCGGGTGCCCAGTTCAAGAACGATCTGAGCTACATGAAGAAGATATTCAAGTAG
- the LOC133846496 gene encoding ankyrin repeat domain-containing protein 13D isoform X1 gives MKSLDEIKSEYPLHWQIWNGNVEELQQELQNEQIDKEKIDPRGRTPLMLAVRMANLQCVKCLLAAKCNATYEHAGWSIVQEAVCTGDVDILTAIIEVRDLQRHVQRVTHVPKLLQHLLDAPDFYIEMKWEFTSWVPLMSRLCPSDTYKVYKRGANVRIDTTLLGFDNNTWQRGNRSYIFKGSKDSATMIEIDHDTHEVMVEQMSSDIGDIVAIPPALGTVRARLAAPVITNNIEMEKISFERNKSGIWGWRSEKSEIINGYNCKVYGASNVEFVTKTRMDHLTEEQIKNKTARTPLHSLLGIADDDFGPPTTEASASAALKERTPSPRLVEAAACNDNGDCDATTPLHQAESNGGSACASGSSTPRSLITPEEYFSAEVDLQGRDVGKPKNLSTKVQRFKANLWLAEEHPIRLQEQVLPILDLMSTMASPHVSKLKDFITMQLPAGFPVKVEIPLFHVLNACITFGNVFAMTMPVDHVSTLQEQDRITCLVDDRCFEIPSHYVNRGGDARRQMPLDEDDMLQYAIEQSLAETSGTGGACGLDNDNDKVDIWEVLRGQHAVGTELLPEDDEQLQRVLQESLLGAHGNASGSPVSEDDDDGGFRYMDTDLAMAMRLSQQDQQKYELERQREQEMIEQALKLSLQEH, from the exons ATGAAGAGTTTGGACGAAATAAAGTCGGAATATCCGCTGCACTGGCAGATCTGGAACGGCAATGTAGAGGAACTGCAGCAAGAGCTACAAAACGAGCAG ATTGATAAGGAAAAAATCGATCCGCGGGGCCGCACACCATTAATGCTAGCGGTGCGCATGGCGAACCTGCAATGTGTGAAGTGCCTTTTAGCAgccaaatgcaatgcaacTTACGAGCACGCCGGCTGGTCCA TTGTGCAGGAGGCAGTCTGTACTGGCGATGTTGACATATTGACCGCCATCATTGAGGTGCGTGACTTGCAGCGTCATGTCCAACGTGTGACGCACGTGCCCAAGCTGCTGCAGCATCTGCTCGATGCACCCGATTTCtacattgaaatgaaatgggaATTCACATCGTGGGTGCCGCTGATGTCGCGACTCTGTCCCAGCGACACCTATAAAGTGTATAAGCGTGGCGCCAATGTACGCATCGATACCACCCTCCTGGGCTTCGACAACAACACCTGGCAGAGGGGCAATCGTTCGTACATCTTCAAAGGCAGCA AGGACTCTGCCACCATGATTGAAATCGATCATGACACGCACGAGGTGATGGTGGAGCAAATGAGCAGCGACATTGGCGACATTGTAGCCATTCCGCCTGCCTTGGGCACTGTGCGCGCTCGGCTGGCGGCGCCTGTTATCACGAACAACATTGAGATGGAGAAGATCAGCTTTGAGCGCAACAAGTCCGGCATTTGGGGCTGGCGCAGCGAAAAGTCTGAGATTATCAATGGCTACAATTGCAAGGTGTATGGGGCCAGCAATGTGGAGTTTGTGACCAAGACACGCATGGATCACTTGACCGAGGAGCAGATAAAG aATAAAACTGCACGTACTCCGCTGCACAGTTTGCTGGGCATCGCTGACGATGACTTCGGGCCACCCACAACAGAGGCTTCCGCGTCAGCAGCACTTAAAGAGCGC ACACCTTCGCCTCGCTTAGTTGAGGCTGCGGCCTGCAACGATAATGGCGATTGCGATGCCACGACACCATTGCATCAGGCCGAAAGCAATGGTGGCTCCGCTTGTGCATCGGGCAGCAGCACTCCGCGTTCCTTGATCACGCCAGAGGAATACTTTAGCGCTGAGGTAGATCTGCAGGGTCGAGACGTGGGTAAACCAAAGAATTTAAGCACAAAGGTGCAACGCTTCAAGGCCAACTTGTGGCTGGCCGAGGAGCATCCCATTCGTCTACAGGAACAAGTGCTTCCCATACTGGATCTCATGTCGACGATGGCCAGTCCGCATGTGTCCAAACTGAAAGACTTTATAACCATGCAACTGCCGGCTGGCTTTCCGGTCAAAGTTGAGATACCGCTCTTCCATGTCCTCAATGCCTGCATCACCTTTGGCAACGTCTTCGCCATGACCATGCCTGTGGATCATGTATCGACGCTGCAGGAGCAGGATCGTATCACCTGTTTAGTGGACGATCGTTGCTTCGAAATACCCAGTCATTATGTCAATCGGGGCGGCGACGCCCGTCGTCAAATGCCGCTCGACGAGGACGATATGCTGCAATATGCTATCGAGCAGAGTTTGGCGGAAACGAGCGGCACTGGCGGTGCGTGCGGTTTGGATAACGATAACGACAAGGTGGATATCTGGGAGGTGCTGCGGGGCCAACATGCTGTGGGCACCGAACTGCTGCCCGAGGATGACGAGCAGCTGCAACg AGTGTTGCAAGAATCGCTGTTGGGCGCCCATGGCAATGCCAGTGGTTCACCCGTGTCCGAGGATGATGACGACGGCGGCTTTCGTTACATGGACACTGATCTCGCAATGGCAATGCGTCTGTCACAGCAGGATCAGCAAAAGTACGAACTGGAGCGTCAACGGGAGCAGGAAATGATTGAGCAGGCGTTGAAACTGAGTCTGCAGGAGCATTAG
- the LOC133846498 gene encoding lysophosphatidylserine lipase ABHD12 isoform X1, producing MYELHSRLKLVLYATAIPGTLVLSWLTGLIGLPCLIIGLLLFVSFFVVLPLIFRSSVTLQRGILFLTFITYPKGLDLTNPASIGLYATRNFYITVKDHDEDETGVRIGVWHVLPKNAVRRFKRELHVEQAYDEDEASRTANDLTPVSSSIGDNNEELQQLAPSLRAEFPVIVPENEQLFYERLLRVPGGTVVLYLHGNTATRGSGHRSEVYKLLRQLNYHVFSFDYRGYADSDAVAPTEEGVVRDAMMVFEYIANVTSNPIFIWGHSLGTGVAAHMVAKLSSMKERGPRGVILESPFTNIRDEIRLHPFSRPFRHLPWYDFTISRPMYDNRLRFESDKHVREFPQPIMIVHAEDDVVVPFHLGYKLYRAALDKRSRSWGPVEFHRFDRAHGYGHKYLCRAPEIPTLVQNFVENYRNAIY from the exons ATGTACGAGCTTCATAGTCGTTTAAAGCTAGTTTTATATGCAACGGCCATTCCCGGAACTCTCGTCCTTAGTTGGCTAACTGGGCT AATTGGTCTACCCTGCCTTATAATAggtctgctgctgtttgtctCCTTCTTTGTCGTTCTGCCACTGATATTCCGCTCCTCAGTGACGCTACAGAGAGGCATTCTCTTCCTCACGTTCA TCACTTATCCGAAGGGCCTTGACTTGACCAATCCGGCCAGCATTGGGCTGTATGCAACCCGCAATTTCTACATCACTGTCAAAGATCACGATGAGGATGAGACTGGTGTGCGAATTGGAGTCTGGCATGTGCTACCCAAGAACGCTGTGCGACGTTTCAAACGGGAGCTGCATGTCGAGCAAGCCTACGATGAGGATGAAGCCAGCCGAACAGCAAATGACCTGACGCCCGTGTCCAGTTCCATAGGAGACAACAATGAGGAACTGCAGCAATTGGCGCCATCGTTGCGTGCCGAGTTTCCCGTAATTGTGCCAGAGAACGAGCAACTGTTCTATGAGCGTCTACTGCGCGTGCCTGGCGGCACTGTGGTCCTGTATCTGCATGGAAACACTGCCACGAGAGGAAGTGGACATCGATCCGAGGTGTACAAGCTGTTGCGTCAACTCAACTATCATGTATTCTCTTTCGATTATCGCGGCTACGCCGATTCCGACGCCGTGGCTCCCACGGAGGAAGGTGTGGTGCGAGATGCGATGATGGTGTTCGAGTACATTGCCAATGTCACCTCGAATCCCATTTTTATCTGGGGTCATTCCCTAGGCACGGGTGTTGCTGCGCATATGGTCGCCAAGCTGTCGAGTATGAAGGAGCGTGGTCCACGAGGTGTTATACTGGAGAGTCCGTTTACCAATATACGTGACGAAATCCGGCTACACCCATTCTCGCGTCCCTTCAGGCATTTACCATGGTATGACTTTACGATCTCACGGCCCATGTATGACAATCGACTGCGCTTTGAGTCGGACAAGCATGTGCGTGAGTTCCCGCAGCCTATTATGATTGTTCATGCTGAGGACGATGTCGTTGTGCCGTTCCATTTGGGATACAAGCTATACCGTGCGGCTCTGGATAAGCGCAGTCGCTCATGGGGACCGGTGGAATTCCATCGTTTTGACCGTGCTCATGGCTATGGTCACAAGTATTTGTGCCGAGCACCTGAGATCCCCACTCTGGTGCAAAACTTCGTGGAGAACTATCGCAACGCAATCTATTAA
- the LOC133846496 gene encoding ankyrin repeat domain-containing protein 13D isoform X4, with protein sequence MKSLDEIKSEYPLHWQIWNGNVEELQQELQNEQIDKEKIDPRGRTPLMLAVRMANLQCVKCLLAAKCNATYEHAGWSIVQEAVCTGDVDILTAIIEVRDLQRHVQRVTHVPKLLQHLLDAPDFYIEMKWEFTSWVPLMSRLCPSDTYKVYKRGANVRIDTTLLGFDNNTWQRGNRSYIFKGSKDSATMIEIDHDTHEVMVEQMSSDIGDIVAIPPALGTVRARLAAPVITNNIEMEKISFERNKSGIWGWRSEKSEIINGYNCKVYGASNVEFVTKTRMDHLTEEQIKNKTARTPLHSLLGIADDDFGPPTTEASASAALKERTPSPRLVEAAACNDNGDCDATTPLHQAESNGGSACASGSSTPRSLITPEEYFSAEVDLQGRDVGKPKNLSTKVQRFKANLWLAEEHPIRLQEQVLPILDLMSTMASPHVSKLKDFITMQLPAGFPVKVEIPLFHVLNACITFGNVFAMTMPVDHVSTLQEQDRITCLVDDRCFEIPSHYVNRGGDARRQMPLDEDDMLQYAIEQSLAETSGTGGACGLDNDNDKVDIWEVLRGQHAVGTELLPEDDEQLQRHLHKRTVPTQNQCYGRYSPSHLAPPVLEAQQRGRSASAGAQFKNDLSYMKKIFK encoded by the exons ATGAAGAGTTTGGACGAAATAAAGTCGGAATATCCGCTGCACTGGCAGATCTGGAACGGCAATGTAGAGGAACTGCAGCAAGAGCTACAAAACGAGCAG ATTGATAAGGAAAAAATCGATCCGCGGGGCCGCACACCATTAATGCTAGCGGTGCGCATGGCGAACCTGCAATGTGTGAAGTGCCTTTTAGCAgccaaatgcaatgcaacTTACGAGCACGCCGGCTGGTCCA TTGTGCAGGAGGCAGTCTGTACTGGCGATGTTGACATATTGACCGCCATCATTGAGGTGCGTGACTTGCAGCGTCATGTCCAACGTGTGACGCACGTGCCCAAGCTGCTGCAGCATCTGCTCGATGCACCCGATTTCtacattgaaatgaaatgggaATTCACATCGTGGGTGCCGCTGATGTCGCGACTCTGTCCCAGCGACACCTATAAAGTGTATAAGCGTGGCGCCAATGTACGCATCGATACCACCCTCCTGGGCTTCGACAACAACACCTGGCAGAGGGGCAATCGTTCGTACATCTTCAAAGGCAGCA AGGACTCTGCCACCATGATTGAAATCGATCATGACACGCACGAGGTGATGGTGGAGCAAATGAGCAGCGACATTGGCGACATTGTAGCCATTCCGCCTGCCTTGGGCACTGTGCGCGCTCGGCTGGCGGCGCCTGTTATCACGAACAACATTGAGATGGAGAAGATCAGCTTTGAGCGCAACAAGTCCGGCATTTGGGGCTGGCGCAGCGAAAAGTCTGAGATTATCAATGGCTACAATTGCAAGGTGTATGGGGCCAGCAATGTGGAGTTTGTGACCAAGACACGCATGGATCACTTGACCGAGGAGCAGATAAAG aATAAAACTGCACGTACTCCGCTGCACAGTTTGCTGGGCATCGCTGACGATGACTTCGGGCCACCCACAACAGAGGCTTCCGCGTCAGCAGCACTTAAAGAGCGC ACACCTTCGCCTCGCTTAGTTGAGGCTGCGGCCTGCAACGATAATGGCGATTGCGATGCCACGACACCATTGCATCAGGCCGAAAGCAATGGTGGCTCCGCTTGTGCATCGGGCAGCAGCACTCCGCGTTCCTTGATCACGCCAGAGGAATACTTTAGCGCTGAGGTAGATCTGCAGGGTCGAGACGTGGGTAAACCAAAGAATTTAAGCACAAAGGTGCAACGCTTCAAGGCCAACTTGTGGCTGGCCGAGGAGCATCCCATTCGTCTACAGGAACAAGTGCTTCCCATACTGGATCTCATGTCGACGATGGCCAGTCCGCATGTGTCCAAACTGAAAGACTTTATAACCATGCAACTGCCGGCTGGCTTTCCGGTCAAAGTTGAGATACCGCTCTTCCATGTCCTCAATGCCTGCATCACCTTTGGCAACGTCTTCGCCATGACCATGCCTGTGGATCATGTATCGACGCTGCAGGAGCAGGATCGTATCACCTGTTTAGTGGACGATCGTTGCTTCGAAATACCCAGTCATTATGTCAATCGGGGCGGCGACGCCCGTCGTCAAATGCCGCTCGACGAGGACGATATGCTGCAATATGCTATCGAGCAGAGTTTGGCGGAAACGAGCGGCACTGGCGGTGCGTGCGGTTTGGATAACGATAACGACAAGGTGGATATCTGGGAGGTGCTGCGGGGCCAACATGCTGTGGGCACCGAACTGCTGCCCGAGGATGACGAGCAGCTGCAACg GCATTTACATAAACGCACTGTGCCCACCCAGAATCAATGTTATGGCCGCTACTCGCCTTCCCATCTGGCGCCGCCAGTGCTGGAGGCGCAGCAGCGTGGTCGCTCCGCTTCGGCGGGTGCCCAGTTCAAGAACGATCTGAGCTACATGAAGAAGATATTCAAGTAG